A single genomic interval of Polaribacter vadi harbors:
- a CDS encoding TlpA family protein disulfide reductase, whose translation MKKIFLLLIIVFVSCSEDPKEFSEEANLEMLIGLDDSKITLREVLYQQKGKKIFIDVWASWCKDCIAGFPKVKELQKEFPDVVFLYLSVDISNPSWKRAIEKYNLVGEHYNLPKGMNEGDFVDFINLNWISRYMVIDEKGQIQLFKATDPSDKKIIKALKHAK comes from the coding sequence ATGAAAAAAATATTTCTTTTATTAATTATTGTTTTTGTAAGTTGTTCAGAAGATCCTAAAGAATTTTCAGAAGAAGCAAACCTAGAGATGTTAATTGGTTTGGACGATTCTAAAATTACGTTGAGAGAAGTTTTATATCAACAAAAAGGTAAAAAAATATTTATTGATGTTTGGGCCTCTTGGTGTAAAGATTGTATTGCAGGTTTTCCGAAAGTAAAGGAATTGCAGAAAGAATTTCCTGATGTTGTATTTTTATATTTATCTGTAGATATTAGCAATCCTTCTTGGAAAAGAGCAATCGAAAAATACAATTTAGTTGGCGAACATTACAATTTACCAAAAGGAATGAATGAAGGAGATTTTGTAGATTTTATAAACTTAAATTGGATTTCTAGATATATGGTTATTGATGAAAAAGGACAAATTCAACTTTTTAAAGCCACAGATCCATCAGATAAAAAAATTATAAAAGCTTTAAAACACGCTAAATAA
- a CDS encoding ABC transporter substrate-binding protein produces MEFKDQLNTVFELKNTPQRIICLVPSITELLVDLGLQKQIVGITKFCVHPSFLIEEKMIIGGTKNIKIDTIKELQPDIILCNKEENTKEIVENCRKISATHVSDIYTIADTLELIHQYGKIFSCEEKAKEIILNILKKHNDFLGFIESKNIKKVAYFIWRKPWMIAANNTFIDYLLDTNKFENVFRTQERYPEIELKELHHLETIDCIFLSSEPYPFKAKHITELQKQFPSTKIVLVNGEYFSWYGSRLLKAFDYFKELHYQL; encoded by the coding sequence ATGGAGTTCAAAGACCAATTAAATACCGTTTTTGAATTAAAAAATACTCCCCAAAGAATTATCTGTTTAGTACCAAGTATTACAGAGTTATTGGTAGATTTAGGATTACAAAAACAAATTGTTGGTATTACTAAATTTTGCGTACACCCCAGTTTTTTAATTGAAGAAAAAATGATTATTGGGGGTACAAAAAACATCAAAATTGATACAATAAAAGAACTTCAACCAGATATTATTCTTTGTAACAAAGAAGAAAATACTAAAGAAATTGTTGAGAATTGTAGAAAAATTTCAGCAACACATGTTTCTGATATTTATACAATTGCAGATACTTTAGAGTTGATTCATCAATATGGAAAAATATTTTCTTGTGAAGAAAAAGCCAAAGAGATTATTTTAAATATCCTTAAAAAACACAATGATTTTTTAGGTTTTATTGAAAGTAAAAACATTAAAAAAGTTGCTTACTTTATTTGGAGAAAACCTTGGATGATTGCTGCAAATAACACGTTTATAGATTATTTACTAGACACTAATAAATTCGAAAACGTTTTTAGAACACAAGAAAGATATCCTGAAATCGAACTAAAAGAACTCCATCATTTAGAAACAATAGATTGTATTTTTTTATCTTCAGAACCTTATCCTTTTAAAGCAAAACATATTACTGAACTCCAAAAACAGTTTCCATCTACTAAAATAGTTTTAGTAAACGGAGAATATTTTTCTTGGTATGGCTCAAGATTGCTAAAAGCTTTTGATTATTTTAAAGAATTACACTATCAACTTTAA
- a CDS encoding family 16 glycosylhydrolase — MKNFYILGFLFLSINIFSQQNIQDDFEGNGTITTWSGDDCDINTNYSNPFKTGINTSDKVLQYDDIGGSYANIRFDTSSNLDLSVKNTFSIKIYVSSSDVTGSQENKVSLKLQNNKIAEPWTTQTEIIKPIVLNSWQTIEFDFKNDGYINLNATSGAPVSRVDFNRVLIQINGENNKDLVTAYIDDIAYYESTYVNQDPVFDQLVWSDEFDGQSEVSVDLDNTKWFKQTYPILGGQSWANGEVQHYTDRIDNSYISNGTLKIVAKKETYTNSNNVTKNYTSARLNSKYAFTYGKVEIKAKMPFGVGTFPALWMLGQNITETGGYWAATHGTTAWPDCGEVDIIEHWGDNQDFVQSALHNRSSFGGTVNKGGQKITNASTEFHIYTLEWSEDKMIFSVDGNVHYTYNPSIKNIENWPYSAPQYLLFNVAILPNITAGFIESAMEVDYVRVYQESTASVSKNDNLLEVTLFPNPVNNELNIQFSSDLNAIKGTIYTITGQKIQEFYQKSKSKKIDVSNLTKGIYFLRLASEKGTSLHKIIKN; from the coding sequence ATGAAGAATTTTTATATTTTAGGATTTTTATTTTTAAGCATCAATATATTTTCTCAACAAAACATTCAAGATGATTTTGAAGGTAATGGAACAATTACTACTTGGTCAGGTGATGATTGTGATATAAATACCAACTATTCGAATCCATTTAAAACAGGAATTAATACATCTGATAAAGTTTTACAATATGATGATATTGGTGGTTCGTATGCAAATATTCGTTTTGACACTTCTTCAAATTTAGATTTATCAGTAAAAAATACGTTTTCTATAAAAATTTATGTTTCATCTTCTGATGTTACAGGAAGTCAAGAAAATAAAGTTTCACTTAAATTACAGAATAACAAAATTGCAGAACCTTGGACAACGCAAACCGAAATTATAAAGCCAATTGTTTTAAACAGCTGGCAAACTATAGAGTTTGATTTTAAAAATGATGGTTACATCAACTTAAATGCTACTTCAGGAGCGCCAGTTTCTAGAGTCGATTTTAATAGAGTTTTAATTCAAATTAATGGAGAAAATAACAAAGATCTTGTAACTGCTTATATCGATGATATTGCTTATTACGAATCTACTTATGTTAACCAAGATCCAGTTTTCGATCAGTTAGTTTGGTCAGATGAATTTGATGGGCAATCTGAAGTTTCTGTAGATTTAGATAACACAAAATGGTTCAAACAAACATATCCAATTCTGGGTGGACAATCTTGGGCAAATGGAGAAGTTCAACATTATACTGATAGAATCGACAATTCTTATATAAGTAATGGAACTCTAAAAATAGTAGCGAAGAAAGAAACGTATACAAATAGTAACAACGTAACTAAAAATTATACATCTGCAAGATTAAATTCTAAATACGCATTTACGTATGGTAAAGTAGAAATTAAAGCAAAAATGCCTTTTGGTGTTGGTACGTTTCCTGCACTTTGGATGTTAGGTCAAAATATTACAGAAACTGGTGGTTATTGGGCAGCAACTCATGGAACAACAGCTTGGCCAGATTGTGGAGAAGTAGATATTATTGAACATTGGGGAGATAATCAAGATTTTGTGCAAAGCGCACTTCATAACAGATCCAGTTTTGGTGGAACCGTAAATAAAGGAGGTCAGAAAATCACAAATGCATCCACAGAATTTCATATTTATACTTTAGAATGGAGTGAAGATAAAATGATTTTTAGCGTTGACGGAAATGTGCATTATACTTATAATCCATCAATCAAAAATATAGAGAATTGGCCTTATTCTGCCCCTCAATATTTATTATTTAATGTTGCTATTTTGCCAAATATAACTGCTGGATTTATTGAAAGTGCTATGGAAGTTGATTATGTTAGAGTTTATCAAGAATCTACAGCTTCTGTGTCTAAAAATGATAATTTATTAGAAGTAACGCTATTTCCAAATCCTGTAAATAACGAATTAAACATTCAATTTTCATCTGATTTAAATGCAATAAAAGGAACTATTTATACAATAACTGGTCAGAAAATTCAAGAGTTTTATCAAAAATCAAAGAGTAAAAAAATTGATGTTTCCAACTTAACTAAAGGTATTTATTTTCTAAGATTAGCTTCAGAAAAAGGAACGTCTTTACATAAAATTATAAAGAATTAA
- a CDS encoding DUF4197 domain-containing protein, whose protein sequence is MIKRIIVLVIAIQFAGCAELQKIASQLPNGGLTQAQIGNGLRQALDQGISNQVTKLTSTDGFYRNELVKILLPEELQAVDKGLRQIGLGNLADEGIKVLNRAAEDAVKTATPIFVNAVKEITFNDAKNILLGEQNAATSYLQSKTNQSLYISFSPVINESFAKVGADKIWSNLITRYNSIPFVKSVNPDLTAYVTEQALKGVFTMIEIEEKGIREKVGLRSTALLKQVFALQDNR, encoded by the coding sequence ATGATAAAAAGAATTATAGTTTTAGTAATTGCAATTCAGTTTGCAGGTTGTGCAGAATTACAAAAAATAGCAAGTCAATTACCAAATGGAGGATTAACTCAAGCTCAAATAGGTAATGGTTTAAGGCAAGCATTAGATCAAGGTATCAGTAATCAAGTAACTAAATTAACTTCTACTGATGGTTTTTATAGAAACGAGTTGGTAAAGATTTTATTACCAGAAGAATTACAAGCTGTAGATAAAGGTTTACGTCAAATAGGTTTGGGAAATTTAGCAGATGAAGGAATTAAAGTTTTAAATAGAGCAGCAGAAGATGCAGTTAAAACAGCAACTCCAATTTTTGTGAATGCCGTAAAAGAAATTACTTTTAATGATGCAAAAAATATTTTATTGGGAGAGCAAAATGCAGCAACTTCATATTTACAATCTAAAACAAACCAAAGTCTATACATTAGTTTTAGTCCAGTAATTAACGAATCTTTTGCCAAAGTTGGTGCAGATAAAATATGGAGTAATTTAATTACGAGATATAATTCGATTCCTTTTGTAAAAAGTGTAAATCCAGATTTAACAGCATATGTAACTGAACAGGCTTTAAAAGGTGTTTTTACCATGATTGAAATTGAAGAAAAAGGAATAAGAGAAAAAGTTGGATTAAGATCTACAGCATTATTAAAGCAAGTTTTTGCTTTGCAAGACAATAGGTAG
- a CDS encoding SusC/RagA family TonB-linked outer membrane protein, translating into MKQTYKKGLLLFLFLGAILITNAQSVSISGTVNDSSGALPGVSVSIKGTSKGTETDFDGKYTINAEVGNTLVYRYLGYKTNEKVIGNSRTINVTMAEDNSVLDEVIVVAFGTTTKEAFTGSASVVDAKDLALRSVTSPIAAIEGKATGVQFLAASGQPGSSPGIVIRGVGTLNGSTTPLYILDGMQFDGSLSSINQDDIASMTVLKDAASTSLYGSRAANGVIIITTKKGKKNKTTVSATSQYSVITRAVDDYDMVGAGSYYELMWEGYKNTIGGANPEIEASATIFNQLGYNPFNVPNDQIVGTDGVLNPNATLKYESLNWLDYLERTGSRKNHSVNVASGGENHSIFYSASYLKEEGYVIESDYERVTNRLNADFTPIENLSLGGSVYITTTDSHGPTSGGSGSIVNPFNWANSLGPIYPVYQVDNDGKIVNDASGNPLYDLGEGYPANNIQTRPYNPGRHGIAELILNEDQTKQNLYGFRNYIEVGILDGLKAKVTYGRDIQDGIIKGYENEMVGDGAPTGRYSEDRYRRVIENFNQILTYNTSINDSHNLDVTLGHESMDRNYSILGGIANTQTATGIYEFDNFAAGDNVNGNSTDHRIEGYFARLNYNFDNKYYLSASARRDGTSRFSKDVRWGTFYSVGGSWRIDQEKFMENVSFIDRLKLRASYGEIGNERIGSYYASQALYTIIPNAGAPGIFWSDTGNSELEWENQVSWDVALEFGLFNNLIDGSIEFYKKNSVDLLYSLPIPRSEGLNEYPTNIGDIYNQGIELSLTGHLVRTKDVNWDLTLQASTLKNEITKIDAPSDNGSKRWEEGRSRYDFYIYHYAGVNPDNGDALYYMFEDDADGGRIPVLNTDGTQATTNDYQDAGEAFTGDSSIPDLIGSVSNTFRYKQFSLDLLFTFGIGGKILDGGYSGLMHPGTFGNSMHVDAENAWRQPGDITDVPRLENGNPNQTIAGSTRFLTDASYAALRNVNLGYNLDKAVTDKLGLSDLRISLSGENMFINAKRKGINPQYNLAGTQGGNDFNPARVVTLGLNLSF; encoded by the coding sequence ATGAAACAAACTTACAAGAAAGGTTTATTATTATTTCTCTTTTTAGGAGCAATACTAATAACCAATGCACAATCAGTATCCATCTCAGGTACTGTAAATGACTCATCAGGAGCTTTACCTGGTGTAAGTGTCTCAATTAAAGGCACAAGTAAAGGTACAGAGACAGATTTTGATGGTAAATACACTATTAATGCTGAAGTAGGAAATACTTTAGTGTATAGGTATTTAGGCTATAAAACAAATGAAAAAGTTATAGGTAATTCTAGAACTATCAATGTTACTATGGCAGAAGATAATAGTGTTCTAGATGAAGTAATTGTTGTAGCGTTTGGTACTACAACTAAAGAAGCTTTTACTGGATCAGCAAGTGTTGTAGATGCAAAAGATTTAGCACTTAGATCTGTAACATCTCCAATTGCAGCAATTGAAGGTAAAGCAACAGGGGTTCAATTTTTAGCAGCTTCTGGTCAACCAGGATCTTCTCCAGGAATTGTAATTCGTGGAGTTGGTACTCTTAATGGAAGTACAACTCCTTTATACATTTTAGATGGAATGCAGTTTGATGGTTCTTTATCATCAATAAATCAAGATGATATTGCATCTATGACAGTTTTAAAAGATGCTGCTTCAACTTCTTTATATGGTTCTAGAGCAGCAAATGGGGTTATTATTATTACAACTAAAAAAGGTAAAAAGAATAAAACTACTGTAAGTGCTACATCTCAATATAGTGTAATTACTAGAGCTGTTGATGATTATGATATGGTAGGAGCTGGCTCTTACTACGAGTTAATGTGGGAAGGTTATAAAAATACAATTGGTGGTGCAAATCCAGAAATTGAAGCTTCTGCAACAATATTTAATCAATTAGGTTATAATCCTTTTAATGTTCCTAATGACCAAATTGTAGGTACAGATGGGGTATTAAATCCTAATGCAACTCTAAAATATGAATCTTTAAACTGGTTAGATTACCTAGAAAGAACAGGTAGTAGAAAAAATCATTCTGTAAACGTAGCTTCTGGTGGAGAAAATCATTCTATATTTTATTCTGCATCTTACTTAAAAGAAGAAGGTTATGTTATTGAAAGTGACTATGAAAGAGTTACAAACAGATTAAATGCAGATTTTACACCAATTGAAAACCTTTCTCTTGGTGGTAGTGTATATATTACAACTACAGATTCTCATGGACCAACTAGTGGTGGTAGTGGTTCTATTGTAAACCCTTTTAACTGGGCTAATAGCTTAGGACCAATTTATCCAGTTTATCAAGTAGATAACGATGGTAAAATTGTAAATGATGCTTCAGGAAATCCTTTGTACGATTTAGGAGAAGGATATCCAGCTAATAACATTCAAACAAGACCTTACAATCCAGGAAGACATGGTATTGCTGAGTTAATCTTAAATGAAGATCAAACCAAGCAAAACCTTTACGGATTTAGAAATTATATAGAAGTGGGTATTTTAGATGGGTTAAAAGCTAAAGTAACTTACGGTAGAGATATTCAAGATGGTATTATTAAAGGATATGAAAATGAAATGGTTGGTGATGGTGCTCCAACAGGTAGATATAGTGAAGATAGATATAGAAGAGTTATCGAGAACTTTAATCAAATCTTAACGTATAATACATCTATAAATGATAGTCATAATTTAGATGTTACTTTAGGTCATGAAAGTATGGATAGAAATTATTCTATATTAGGAGGTATAGCTAACACTCAAACAGCAACAGGTATTTATGAATTTGATAACTTTGCTGCAGGTGATAATGTAAATGGAAACAGTACAGACCATAGAATTGAAGGTTATTTTGCAAGATTAAATTATAATTTTGATAATAAATATTACTTAAGTGCTTCTGCAAGAAGAGATGGTACTTCTAGATTTTCTAAAGATGTACGTTGGGGAACATTTTACTCAGTAGGTGGTTCTTGGAGAATAGATCAAGAAAAATTCATGGAGAATGTCTCTTTTATTGATAGATTAAAATTAAGAGCATCTTATGGAGAAATAGGTAATGAGAGAATTGGTTCTTATTATGCTTCTCAAGCATTATATACAATTATTCCTAATGCTGGTGCACCTGGTATTTTTTGGAGTGATACAGGAAATTCTGAATTAGAATGGGAAAATCAAGTTAGTTGGGATGTGGCTTTAGAATTTGGCTTATTTAATAACTTAATAGATGGTTCTATTGAATTTTACAAGAAAAATTCAGTAGATTTATTATATAGTTTACCAATTCCAAGGTCTGAAGGTTTAAATGAATATCCAACAAACATTGGAGATATCTATAATCAAGGTATAGAGCTTAGTTTAACAGGACATTTAGTACGTACTAAAGATGTTAATTGGGATTTAACTTTACAGGCTTCAACTTTAAAGAATGAAATTACTAAAATTGATGCACCATCAGACAATGGGTCAAAACGTTGGGAAGAAGGTAGATCTAGATATGATTTCTATATTTATCATTATGCAGGAGTAAATCCTGATAATGGAGATGCTTTATATTATATGTTTGAAGATGATGCAGATGGTGGAAGAATACCTGTATTGAATACAGATGGAACACAAGCAACAACTAATGACTACCAAGATGCTGGAGAAGCTTTTACAGGAGATAGTAGTATTCCAGATTTAATCGGATCTGTTTCTAACACTTTTAGATACAAACAATTTTCTTTAGATTTATTATTTACTTTTGGAATTGGAGGTAAAATTTTAGATGGAGGTTATTCTGGTTTAATGCACCCAGGTACATTTGGTAATTCTATGCATGTAGATGCAGAAAATGCTTGGAGACAACCAGGAGATATTACAGATGTACCTCGTTTAGAAAACGGGAATCCTAACCAAACAATTGCTGGTTCAACTCGTTTTTTAACTGATGCATCATACGCAGCTTTAAGAAATGTAAACTTAGGTTATAATTTAGATAAGGCTGTAACTGATAAATTAGGGTTAAGTGACTTACGTATTTCTCTTTCAGGTGAAAACATGTTTATTAATGCTAAAAGAAAAGGAATTAATCCTCAGTATAATTTAGCAGGTACACAAGGTGGAAATGATTTTAATCCAGCTAGAGTAGTTACTTTAGGATTAAATTTATCATTCTAA
- the tpiA gene encoding triose-phosphate isomerase: MRQKIVAGNWKMNNDKAETKALIKGIKKAIKKLSLKNTRVIISPSYVNLSAAIKKADNSKIEVAAQNMHQAKNGAYTGEISADMLKSINIETVIIGHSERREYFNETDAILAEKMDAVLSNGLEAIFCFGEKLEERKSENHFAVVESQLKNALFHLEAANFKNIVLAYEPVWAIGTGETASPEQAQEMHAFVRETISKKFGKEVADNVSILYGGSVKPANAEEIFSKPDVDGGLIGGASLKAEDFAAIIKAI, translated from the coding sequence ATGAGACAAAAAATAGTAGCTGGAAATTGGAAAATGAATAACGATAAGGCTGAAACAAAAGCACTTATTAAAGGGATAAAAAAAGCGATAAAAAAACTATCTTTAAAAAATACAAGAGTTATTATAAGTCCTTCTTATGTTAATTTATCTGCTGCCATTAAAAAAGCCGATAATTCTAAAATAGAAGTAGCTGCACAAAATATGCATCAAGCAAAAAATGGTGCTTATACAGGAGAAATTTCTGCAGATATGTTAAAGTCTATAAATATTGAAACTGTAATTATTGGGCATTCTGAAAGAAGAGAATATTTTAATGAAACAGATGCAATTTTAGCAGAAAAAATGGATGCTGTTTTATCAAATGGTTTAGAAGCAATTTTTTGTTTTGGTGAAAAATTAGAGGAAAGAAAAAGCGAAAATCATTTTGCAGTTGTAGAAAGTCAGTTAAAAAACGCGCTATTTCATTTAGAAGCAGCTAATTTTAAAAACATTGTTTTGGCGTACGAACCTGTTTGGGCAATTGGTACAGGAGAAACTGCAAGTCCAGAACAAGCGCAAGAAATGCACGCTTTTGTGAGAGAAACTATTAGCAAAAAGTTCGGAAAAGAAGTTGCTGATAATGTATCAATCTTATATGGAGGAAGTGTAAAACCTGCAAATGCAGAAGAAATTTTCTCTAAACCAGATGTAGATGGTGGTTTAATTGGAGGTGCATCTTTAAAAGCTGAAGATTTCGCTGCAATTATAAAAGCAATATAA
- a CDS encoding RagB/SusD family nutrient uptake outer membrane protein: MLRKINLLILGILVVFVTGCSEDFHETTPTDAIAEADAFASVNNMFLVLNGLHRIMYAQNPLPGGTSARSGQSYYLPAFDAIGGQMIHSSPGNGWLRSEAQWLTHTNANFTTVDNFWYNRYHIIATSNNLINLIAENDYPEADEDIRNILGQAYAYRAWAYHQLISTFAKGYLIGDPATDAGVPLLLVTGAPYTSGPRSSVQVVYDQINDDISKSISFFNGASNPDNKSHLSINAAYGLKARIDLTQGNWQGAADAAVAARSGFGLLDESSWLSGFNSVELSEVIWGATVIDSETNYYQSYFYFICPTFNGSQNRSNPKLMNKEVYDAIPSTDFRINMALPLAPNTNSSASNGQGGSFETDPNYTDADSFWDAWEAIITKYGMTTGHNTHPYMAVKFLQKNPGSIDPDDVIYMRSSEMYLIEAEARTMLNDVTGAQTVLQAFGSTRDSNYSAAAFGTTAALMEHIKWQRRVELFNEGFSFHDQIRWDEGIDLTNSGADDNLYRDGFIQAKPSLNDDWIWKIPQGEIDSNPNLTEADQN; this comes from the coding sequence ATGTTACGAAAAATTAACCTATTAATTTTAGGAATACTAGTAGTATTTGTTACTGGTTGTTCAGAAGATTTTCATGAAACAACACCAACAGATGCTATTGCAGAAGCAGATGCTTTTGCCAGTGTAAACAATATGTTTTTGGTATTAAATGGATTGCATAGAATAATGTATGCTCAAAATCCATTACCAGGAGGAACTTCAGCAAGAAGTGGGCAAAGTTATTACTTACCAGCTTTTGATGCAATAGGAGGACAAATGATTCATTCATCACCAGGAAATGGTTGGTTGAGAAGTGAAGCACAGTGGTTAACGCATACAAATGCTAATTTTACAACTGTAGATAACTTTTGGTACAATCGTTATCATATTATTGCAACATCTAATAATTTAATTAATTTAATTGCAGAAAATGATTATCCAGAAGCTGATGAAGATATTAGAAATATTCTAGGGCAAGCATATGCTTATAGGGCTTGGGCTTATCATCAATTAATATCAACATTTGCAAAAGGATATTTAATTGGAGACCCTGCTACAGATGCTGGTGTACCTTTATTATTAGTTACTGGTGCTCCTTATACAAGTGGTCCTAGATCTTCTGTTCAAGTTGTTTATGATCAAATTAATGATGATATTTCAAAATCAATTAGTTTTTTCAATGGAGCTTCTAACCCTGATAATAAATCTCATTTATCTATAAATGCAGCATATGGTTTAAAAGCAAGAATAGATTTAACTCAAGGAAATTGGCAAGGTGCAGCTGATGCTGCTGTAGCTGCTCGTTCTGGTTTTGGTTTATTAGATGAAAGCTCTTGGTTGTCTGGTTTTAATTCTGTAGAACTTTCTGAAGTAATTTGGGGAGCAACTGTTATTGATTCAGAAACAAATTATTACCAATCTTATTTTTATTTTATTTGCCCTACTTTTAATGGTAGTCAAAATAGATCTAACCCTAAGTTAATGAATAAAGAAGTGTATGATGCAATACCATCTACAGATTTTAGAATTAACATGGCTTTACCATTAGCTCCAAATACAAATTCTTCGGCTTCTAACGGTCAAGGTGGTAGCTTTGAAACTGATCCAAATTATACTGATGCTGATTCTTTTTGGGATGCTTGGGAAGCAATTATTACAAAATATGGAATGACTACAGGTCATAATACACACCCTTATATGGCTGTTAAATTCTTACAAAAGAATCCTGGATCTATAGATCCTGATGATGTAATATACATGCGTTCTTCTGAAATGTATTTAATAGAAGCAGAAGCTAGGACAATGTTAAATGATGTGACAGGTGCGCAAACTGTTCTTCAAGCTTTTGGATCAACTAGAGATTCTAATTATTCTGCAGCAGCATTTGGAACTACAGCTGCTTTAATGGAACATATTAAATGGCAAAGAAGAGTTGAACTTTTTAATGAAGGGTTTAGCTTTCATGACCAAATTCGTTGGGATGAGGGAATTGACTTAACGAATTCTGGAGCTGATGATAATTTATATAGAGATGGTTTTATTCAAGCAAAACCTTCTTTAAATGATGATTGGATTTGGAAAATTCCACAAGGTGAAATTGATTCAAATCCAAATTTAACGGAAGCAGATCAGAATTAA
- the prmA gene encoding 50S ribosomal protein L11 methyltransferase yields the protein MDNIYIEYNFTVSPKEPATEILIAELGNIGFESFVENENGVTAYIQKSEWTQTILEEIFVINSDEFSIEYNQKEVEQTNWNAEWEKNFSPIQVDDLVSIRAPFHENPNLKYDIVIEPKMSFGTGHHETTHMMVQHLLKLDLENKKVLDMGCGTGILAIFAEMKGAKPLDAIDIDNWCYENSIENVARNNCSNIAVYEGDSALLVNKKYDVIIANINRNILLMDIKVYANCLNDKGVLLLSGFYQEDIPVIDAEVSQYNLKLDTFIERNNWVALKYNKL from the coding sequence ATGGATAATATTTATATAGAATACAATTTTACAGTTTCGCCAAAAGAACCTGCAACAGAAATTTTAATTGCAGAATTAGGCAATATTGGTTTTGAAAGTTTCGTGGAAAACGAAAACGGAGTAACAGCTTACATTCAAAAAAGTGAATGGACACAAACTATTTTAGAAGAAATTTTTGTAATAAATTCAGATGAATTTTCCATTGAATACAACCAAAAAGAGGTTGAGCAAACGAATTGGAATGCAGAATGGGAAAAGAATTTTTCACCAATTCAAGTAGATGATTTAGTGAGTATAAGAGCTCCTTTCCATGAAAATCCAAATTTGAAATATGATATTGTCATAGAACCAAAAATGAGTTTTGGAACAGGTCATCATGAAACTACACACATGATGGTGCAGCATTTACTTAAATTAGATTTAGAAAACAAGAAAGTATTAGATATGGGTTGTGGAACAGGAATTTTAGCAATTTTTGCTGAAATGAAAGGCGCAAAACCATTAGATGCTATAGATATTGATAACTGGTGTTATGAAAATTCTATAGAAAATGTTGCACGCAATAACTGTAGCAATATTGCTGTTTATGAAGGAGATTCAGCACTTTTAGTCAATAAAAAATATGATGTTATTATTGCCAACATCAACAGAAATATTTTGTTGATGGATATAAAAGTATATGCAAATTGTTTAAATGATAAAGGTGTGCTTTTATTAAGTGGTTTTTATCAAGAAGATATTCCTGTAATAGATGCAGAAGTTTCTCAATACAATTTAAAATTAGATACTTTTATAGAAAGAAATAATTGGGTTGCATTAAAATACAATAAGTTGTAA
- the pyrF gene encoding orotidine-5'-phosphate decarboxylase — translation MTTQQLVSQINQKKSFLCIGLDVDLDKIPTHLLALEDPIFEFNKAIIDATHHLCVAYKPNTAFYEAYGIKGWQSLEKTIQYINKNHPEIFTIADAKRGDIGNTSTMYAKAFFNDLAFDSVTVAPYMGKDSVEPFLAFKDKHTILLALTSNNGAFDYQTKKIDEKELYKHVLETSKTYKNSENLMYVVGATKAEYFKEIRKIVPNAFLLVPGVGAQGGNLQDVCKYGLSENIGLLINSSRGIIYASKEHDFAEKAAEKAKELQSEMELILS, via the coding sequence ATGACAACACAACAATTAGTATCACAAATAAATCAAAAAAAATCTTTTTTATGTATTGGTTTAGATGTAGATTTAGATAAAATTCCAACGCATTTACTAGCTTTAGAAGATCCTATTTTCGAGTTCAACAAAGCCATTATAGATGCTACTCATCATTTATGTGTGGCCTATAAACCAAATACAGCTTTTTACGAAGCGTATGGAATAAAAGGTTGGCAATCTTTAGAAAAAACGATTCAATACATTAACAAAAATCATCCAGAAATTTTTACAATTGCTGATGCAAAACGTGGTGATATTGGAAACACCTCAACCATGTATGCCAAAGCATTTTTTAACGATTTAGCATTCGATTCTGTAACTGTTGCTCCTTATATGGGTAAAGATTCAGTAGAACCTTTTTTAGCTTTTAAAGATAAACATACTATTTTATTAGCCTTAACATCTAATAATGGTGCTTTTGATTATCAAACTAAAAAAATTGACGAAAAAGAATTGTATAAACATGTTTTAGAAACTTCTAAAACCTACAAAAATTCTGAAAACTTAATGTATGTTGTAGGTGCAACCAAAGCCGAATACTTTAAAGAAATTAGAAAAATTGTTCCCAACGCTTTTTTATTAGTTCCTGGAGTTGGTGCTCAAGGTGGTAATTTACAAGATGTTTGTAAATATGGTTTGTCAGAAAATATTGGCTTGCTAATTAATTCTTCCAGAGGAATTATTTATGCTTCGAAAGAACATGATTTTGCAGAAAAAGCAGCCGAAAAAGCGAAAGAACTACAATCTGAAATGGAACTTATTTTAAGCTAG